The Thomasclavelia ramosa DSM 1402 genome includes a region encoding these proteins:
- a CDS encoding MurR/RpiR family transcriptional regulator encodes MRGAFYNLVNFINTTSINDVYANAARKILQNIYVIPGSTITDVAELCFVSTATISRLCRKLNYESFADFKMDITMNLNYFNRDTLRLQFDHQLPQRQYLHKGKEVFKAHFDNILDNLKETYESVSYEDLEFIVDKIHDANKVCFAGNFFTQSVSMQLQIELSYLGKECSGMYPLEQQILTVEGLDENDVIIVSSIAGGFMTDHPDVMRVISKSPAYKIVISQLDEFVYSDSIDMILKVGTDHHSLIGKFSITYIFEVLEALYHLKYGVKEKREL; translated from the coding sequence ATGCGCGGAGCTTTTTATAATTTAGTTAATTTTATTAATACAACGAGCATAAATGATGTTTATGCTAATGCAGCAAGAAAAATTCTTCAAAATATCTATGTGATTCCGGGAAGTACAATAACTGATGTAGCAGAGCTTTGTTTTGTTTCAACAGCAACGATTTCCCGATTATGCAGAAAACTAAATTATGAATCATTTGCTGATTTTAAAATGGATATTACCATGAATTTAAATTATTTTAATCGCGATACACTCAGATTACAGTTTGATCATCAGTTGCCCCAAAGGCAGTATTTACATAAAGGTAAAGAAGTGTTTAAAGCTCATTTTGATAATATTTTAGATAATTTAAAAGAAACATACGAGAGTGTATCTTATGAAGACCTGGAATTTATTGTCGATAAAATTCATGATGCAAATAAGGTTTGTTTTGCTGGAAACTTTTTTACTCAATCAGTATCGATGCAATTACAGATTGAACTATCATATTTGGGTAAAGAATGTAGTGGGATGTATCCTTTAGAACAGCAAATTTTGACGGTAGAAGGATTAGATGAAAATGATGTAATTATTGTTTCAAGTATTGCAGGAGGATTTATGACTGATCATCCAGATGTTATGCGAGTAATTTCTAAGAGTCCGGCCTATAAGATTGTTATTTCTCAATTGGATGAATTTGTTTATAGTGATAGTATCGATATGATCTTAAAGGTTGGAACAGATCATCATTCACTGATTGGTAAATTTTCAATAACCTATATTTTTGAGGTTTTAGAAGCCCTGTATCATTTAAAATACGGAGTTAAAGAAAAACGGGAATTATAA
- a CDS encoding metallophosphoesterase: MLKYDMIRLGDKMTGKTYVISDLHGHFDLLIKLLETISFSENDILYIIGDICDRGPDSLKILFYIQDHNNIILIKGNHEYMWQEALYYGVYYDDFDYPSRALKLWLANGGDTTMRNIREYLQKDKFRYEDYRVIRTAFFKSLYEYLINLPNYLEIEVNQQKYVLVHAGIDVRYPLKEQKLNSLLWIRDDFYHARGDLTKIYIFGHTPTAMLNKDRSFDIWVDDVHQNKIGIDGGLACGVIGQLNCLCLDDGKIIIVNKEE, from the coding sequence ATGCTAAAGTATGATATGATAAGATTAGGTGATAAAATGACGGGTAAAACTTATGTCATCAGTGATCTACATGGTCACTTTGACTTATTGATAAAATTACTAGAAACGATATCATTTAGTGAAAATGATATTTTATATATAATTGGTGATATTTGTGATCGTGGACCTGACAGTCTAAAAATATTATTTTATATTCAAGATCATAATAATATTATTTTAATAAAAGGAAATCATGAATACATGTGGCAAGAAGCTTTATATTATGGAGTTTATTATGATGATTTTGATTATCCTTCACGGGCGTTAAAATTATGGTTAGCCAATGGTGGTGATACAACGATGAGAAATATTCGTGAATATCTTCAAAAAGATAAATTTAGATATGAAGATTATCGTGTTATCCGGACAGCTTTTTTTAAAAGTCTGTATGAATATTTGATTAATCTTCCTAATTATTTAGAAATTGAGGTAAATCAACAAAAATATGTGTTAGTTCATGCTGGAATCGATGTTCGTTATCCACTAAAAGAACAAAAATTAAATTCTCTTTTATGGATTCGAGATGATTTTTATCATGCACGAGGTGATTTGACAAAGATTTATATTTTTGGTCATACTCCAACAGCGATGTTAAACAAGGATCGGAGTTTTGATATTTGGGTTGATGATGTCCATCAAAATAAAATTGGAATTGATGGTGGTTTGGCTTGTGGTGTGATTGGACAGTTAAATTGTTTATGCCTAGATGATGGCAAAATTATTATTGTTAATAAGGAGGAGTAG